A single Glycine soja cultivar W05 chromosome 14, ASM419377v2, whole genome shotgun sequence DNA region contains:
- the LOC114383418 gene encoding uncharacterized protein LOC114383418, whose product MAGKVLKETKSLSAAEVAGAEAEMTVSSVKCCCCGLMEECTHAYIGRVRDRYGGRWICGLCSEAVKEEREREKIVISTDEALKRHMGFCQQFKSSGPPDNTNEDFILAVKQILFRTLDSPRKDRFTCRPLGRSHSCFSTMQGTPTQAETE is encoded by the coding sequence ATGGCTGGGAAGGTTTTGAAAGAAACGAAATCGCTGTCGGCGGCGGAGGTGGCGGGGGCGGAGGCTGAGATGACGGTGTCGTCGGTGAAGTGCTGCTGCTGTGGGCTGATGGAGGAGTGCACGCACGCGTACATTGGGCGCGTGAGAGATCGCTACGGGGGTCGTTGGATATGTGGCCTCTGTTCGGAGGCTGTGAAggaagagagggagagagagaagattGTGATATCAACGGACGAGGCTCTGAAGCGACACATGGGGTTCTGCCAACAGTTCAAGTCTTCTGGTCCTCCAGATAACACCAACGAGGACTTCATTCTGGCAGTGAAGCAGATCCTGTTTCGCACTTTGGATTCTCCGAGGAAAGACCGTTTCACTTGTCGACCACTTGGGAGATCTCACAGTTGTTTCTCAACCATGCAAGGAACTCCCACACAGGCGGAGACAGAATGA